Below is a window of bacterium DNA.
CGGTGGACGCGCTTGCCCGTATTGCCACGGCGGCAATCCCGGTCTCGACTGCAGTCCATGTCCCGCGCCTTCATCACGAACTCGATCGTCTCGCCCTCGTAGGCATAGGCTTCAGCCGTCGCCGCGTGCGGGACTCCCACGAGATCGCCATCCCGCACCTTGAGATGGCTTGGGCTGTGTGCGAGCCGGTCTCCCGATCGTCCAGACTGCATGATGCCGAGATTCGGGTGGTCATGGGTCGTTTCGCTTGCGTTGTGAAGCTGGGTCTTGATCCACTCGATCTCGCAGACGTCGCCGGCACCCCGGCCGCAGCGCATCCAGAAGACGAGATTCGAGAGCTTGACGCGCACCCTTCGCTCCCCACGCGCGGCCGGCGTTTGGCGATCATCGCGGAGCACCTCCACCAGACGCGCGGACACCCGATCGTTCGCCGGGTTCGGATCCGCATAGCCTTCGCCACGCCGCATCGAGGGGCTCACGGATGCATGCACCGAGAGTTCTTCGCGCGGGCGGGTATAACGCTCGGAGCATCGCGGGTTGCGGGTGCGAACGACGACTTGGCGCGTCTCACCCACTCGGAGGCCTGAGACCGGAACGACGGGATTGCCACTAGGCCAGTCGCAGGCGTCGCCCGCGTCGACGCGCACGGAGACGATCGCCTTGCGGGCGAGCGCAGTGGGACCGTTGTTCTTCACCTCGACGACGACCTCGACCCGAGGCAGGACGGCCTCGACGATGCGGATGCCGATATCGGCTTTCGGCCGGCTATCGACCTGGTTCGGATCGAGCTGCCCCATTCCCGGCCGCATTGGCGAAGGCCTCACGGCGCCCGGCGTGGTGACCTCCTCGGGCACCTTGCCTTTGCGCGGGTCGTGCCGCTTCGGCTTCGGAACCCGCTTCTGCGGCGCGTCGGGATCCTGCGCCGGCACGGGGCTCGTCACCTTGCCCTGCCCACCGAGCGGATCTCCCTCGAGCAGGTCTTCGCGGACCTGCGCCGCGCCCGAGGCCGCGACCAGGCAGGTAAGGGCGAGCACCAGGACCCATTGCATCGCTCGAATCGACATCGGTTTCCTCCCGGAGACAGACCATCTCACATCTGAGTCGTCGGGGGTGGCCCGGTGGTTCAATCCGGAATGGCGGAAGCCGAAGCCACCGCCGGGCGCAGAAAGGGAGGTTGCGGTCTTCCTCCTCCGGAATGCTGCCAGCCAATGGCGGTGCCGAACCCATCCGGCGACGATGCGGCACAGAAAGGTCGATTCGAACCCCCGACCCCCAGGTTCGAAGCCTGGTGCTCAACCACAGCCGGCGACCGAGACACGAGCGGATGCGGGCGTGATTCCCAATGGGCGCTCCGCTAGCGATGAGTCCTCATTCTCCCCAGAGGGACTTGTCAAATCACCCCCGTATCGGACACGAATCACCCGTTGGAACTCCTATTCTCGACAGATCGCTTCCAGGTTCTCGATGCGGCACACCGCCAGGGCCAGGGCGTGCTCGCGACCCTGGCTGCGCGAGATCTCCCCGTGAATGCGCTTGGAGATGTAGCTCGCGTTGGGGAGCCCCGTCTCCTCGTCGAAGTTCCGGTGTCGGCGGGCCCGGGCCTGGAAGAGGGGGTTCATGACCGCGCACCCCACGTAGGAGACGAAGTGCGAGAAGCTCTGGAAGTCGTCGGTGCCGAAGTGGTCGGCGTAGAAGTGATCCGGGAGGGAGAGGAACTCCAACAGGGGATCCATGTGCGATAAGGGGTGTGCCTTGACAAGAAGAAGAACACACACCCGGGGGGGCGGGGACGAATC
It encodes the following:
- a CDS encoding GGDEF domain-containing protein, coding for MDPLLEFLSLPDHFYADHFGTDDFQSFSHFVSYVGCAVMNPLFQARARRHRNFDEETGLPNASYISKRIHGEISRSQGREHALALAVCRIENLEAICRE